In the genome of Populus nigra chromosome 9, ddPopNigr1.1, whole genome shotgun sequence, one region contains:
- the LOC133702971 gene encoding nucleobase-ascorbate transporter 2-like, with protein MAADPKPEEISHPPMDQLQGLEYCIDSNPSWGEAIGLGFQHYILALGTAVMIPSFLVPLMGGNHGDKVRVVQTLLFVEGINTLLQTLFGTRLPTVIGGSYAFMVPIISIIHDPSLMRIPDDHLRFLSTMRAVQGALIVSSSIQIILGYSQLWAICSRFFSPLGMVPVIALVGFGLFDRGFPVAGQCVEIGFPMLILFVICSQYLKNFQTKQVPILERFALLLSITVIWAYAHLLTASGAYKHRPEITQKNCRTDQAYLISSAPWIKIPYPLQWGAPTFDAGHCFGMMAAVFVSLIESTGAYKAASRLASATPPPAHVLSRGIGWQGIGILLDGLFGTMTGSTVSVENIGLLGSTRVGSRRVIQISAGFMIFFSILGKFGALFASIPFPIFAAVYCVLFGLVASVGLSFLQFTNMNSMRNLFITGVAFFLGLSVPEYFREYTTKAYHGPAHTRAGWFNDYLNTIFFSSPTVALIVAVFLDNTLDYKESARDRGMPWWVKFRTFKGDSRNEEFYTLPFNLDRFFPPS; from the exons ATGGCAGCTGATCCAAAACCAGAAGAGATAAGTCACCCTCCAATGGACCAACTTCAAGGCTTAGAGTATTGTATTGATTCTAACCCATCTTGGG GGGAGGCTATAGGTTTGGGTTTTCAGCATTATATTTTGGCTTTAGGAACTGCTGTTATGATCCCTTCATTTCTTGTTCCTTTGATGGGTGGTAATCAT GGTGATAAAGTGAGGGTGGTACAGACTCTACTTTTTGTTGAAGGGATCAACACACTTCTTCAAACACTGTTCGGGACCCGCTTACCGACCGTAATCGGAGGATCTTATGCATTCATGGTCCCCATTATATCAATAATTCATGACCCTTCTTTGATGAGAATTCCTGATGATCATTTG AGATTTCTTAGCACAATGAGAGCAGTCCAAGGTGCTCTAATAGTATCATCAAGCATACAAATAATTCTGGGGTACAGTCAGTTATGGGCCATTTGTTCCAG ATTCTTCAGTCCACTTGGAATGGTTCCAGTCATTGCATTAGTAGGTTTTGGCCTGTTTGATAGAGGCTTCCCCGTG GCTGGACAGTGTGTAGAAATTGGCTTTCCCATGCTTATCCTATTCGTAATCTGCTCCCAG TACTTGAAAAATTTTCAGACAAAACAAGTGCCGATACTGGAGCGGTTTGCTCTCCTTTTATCGATCACAGTGATATGGGCATATGCTCACCTCCTGACAGCCAGTGGTGCGTACAAACATCGTCCAGAAATTACCCAAAAAAACTGTCGAACTGATCAAGCGTACCTCATATCTTCTGCTCCATG GATAAAGATCCCATATCCTCTTCAATGGGGTGCTCCCACCTTTGATGCCGGCCATTGTTTCGGAATGATGGCTGCTGTTTTTGTCTCACTGATTGAG TCAACTGGAGCATACAAAGCTGCATCACGTCTAGCAAGCGCCACCCCACCTCCAGCTCATGTTCTTAGCCGTGGTATTGGCTGGCAGGGCATTGGGATCCTATTGGATGGATTATTTGGAACAATGACAGGCTCAACGGTCTCTGT AGAAAACATTGGGCTGCTTGGAAGCACTCGTGTTGGAAGCCGCAGGGTTATTCAAATCTCAGCTGGTTTTATGATATTCTTCTCTATATTAG GAAAATTTGGAGCTTTATTTGCGTCAATACCCTTCCCTATATTTGCTGCTGTCTACTGTGTGTTGTTTGGTCTTGTTG CTTCCGTGGGGCTGTCATTTTTGCAATTCACAAACATGAACTCAATGAGAAACCTTTTCATCACTGGCGTTGCCTTCTTTCTCGGCTTGTCTGTCCCTGAATACTTCAGAGAATATACCACCAAGGCCTATCATGGTCCTGCTCATACTAGAGCTGGATGG TTCAACGATTACCTCAACACTATCTTCTTCTCATCCCCAACTGTTGCACTGATAGTCGCTGTCTTCTTAGACAACACACTTGATTACAAGGAAAGTGCCAGAGATAGAGGAATGCCATGGTGGGTTAAGTTTCGGACATTTAAAGGAGACAGCAGGAATGAGGAATTCTACACCCTTCCTTTCAACCTTGATCGTTTCTTCCCTCCATCTTGA
- the LOC133703917 gene encoding O-fucosyltransferase 8-like isoform X5 produces the protein MVSANGGLNQQRVAICNAVALASLLNATLVLPRFLYSNVWKDPSQFGDIYQEDYFVNVMKDEVNLVKDLPSHLKSLDIEAIGSLITDADIVKEAKPIDYLTKVLPLLLQNGVVHLLGFGNRLGFDPLPSRLQKLRCKCNFHALKFVPKIQEAGSLLIRRIRKYDTVQRMLDKQLVGEFLPGSPSKKHDSERGPSKYLALHLRFEVDMIAYSLCDFGGGEKEKRELQAYRESHFPLLMERLKHSKPISSSELRNLGRCPLTPEEAALVLAGLGFKRGTYIYLASSRIYGGESRMHSFTSLYPNLVTKETLLTPSELAPFRNFSSQLAALDFIACATADVFAMTDSGSQLSSLVSGFRTYYGGGHAPTLRPNKKRLAAILSENDTIGWNSFEDRVRKMIEEGQSVLIRGFGRSIYRQPRCPECMCKTQ, from the exons ATGGTCAGTGCAAATGGTGGTCTCAATCAACAAAGAGTAGCT ATATGCAATGCCGTTGCCTTGGCATCTTTACTAAATGCAACCCTAGTTCTTCCCAGATTTCTTTACAGCAATGTATGGAAGGATCCGAG CCAATTCGGTGATATCTATCAAGAGGATTATTTTGTGAATGTCATGAAGGATGAAGTGAATCTCGTAAAGGATCTTCCTTCTCATTTGAAGTCGTTGGATATTGAAGCAATCGGTAGCCTA ATAACTGATGCGGACATTGTGAAGGAGGCAAAGCCCATTGATTACCTTACAAAGGTACTTCCTCTCCTGCTGCAAAATGGAGTTGTCCACCTTCTTGGATTCGGAAATCGGCTTGGATTTGATCCATTACCTTCTAGACTTCAG AAATTAAGGTGCAAATGTAACTTCCATGCATTGAAGTTTGTGCCAAAAATCCAAGAAGCTGGTTCACTGTTGATCAGAAGGATAAGGAAGTATGATACTGTACAGAGGATGTTGGATAAACAACTTGTTGGAGAGTTTCTGCCTGGCAGTCCCTCAAAAAAACATGATTCAGAAAGAGGTCCATCCAAATATCTTGCTTTACACTTGAGGTTTGAAGTGGATATGATTGCCTACTCCTTGTGTGATTTTGGAGGAGGGGAGAAGGAGAAAAGGGAACTCCAAGCCTACAGAGAGAGTCATTTCCCTCTGCTCATGGAACGCTTGAAACACTCCAA GCCCATCTCTTCATCAGAGTTGAGAAACTTAGGGAGATGCCCATTAACACCTGAAGAAGCGGCACTTGTACTTGCTGGTCTTGGATTCAAACGTGGAACTTACATTTATCTTGCTAGTTCTCGTATATATGGGGGGGAATCTAGGATGCATTCATTTACGAGCCTCTATCCCAACTTAGTCACAAAGGAAACTCTCCTGACACCTAGTGAGCTTGCACCTTTTCGGAATTTCTCTTCACAG CTAGCAGCATTGGATTTTATCGCCTGTGCAACTGCAGATGTCTTTGCCATGACTGATTCTGGGAGCCAACTCTCATCCCTAGTATCTGGATTCCGCACTTACTATGGTGGTGGCCATGCCCCCACCCTGCGGCCTAACAAGAAAAGGCTAGCAGCAATTTTGTCAGAGAATGACACCATAGGCTGGAATAGTTTTGAAGATAGAGTAAGAAAGATGATTGAGGAAGGTCAGAGTGTCTTGATACGGGGTTTTGGTCGAAGTATTTATAGACAACCGAGGTGTCCAGAGTGCATGTGTAAAACCCAGTAG
- the LOC133703917 gene encoding O-fucosyltransferase 8-like isoform X4 codes for MYGRLQNLAYSALAEKELKQEPSNFWEEPWKASLWKPCADRKESEKSGQPDKSNGYIMVSANGGLNQQRVAICNAVALASLLNATLVLPRFLYSNVWKDPSQFGDIYQEDYFVNVMKDEVNLVKDLPSHLKSLDIEAIGSLITDADIVKEAKPIDYLTKVLPLLLQNGVVHLLGFGNRLGFDPLPSRLQKLRCKCNFHALKFVPKIQEAGSLLIRRIRKYDTVQRMLDKQLVGEFLPGSPSKKHDSERGPSKYLALHLRFEVDMIAYSLCDFGGGEKEKRELQAYRESHFPLLMERLKHSKPISSSELRNLGRCPLTPEEAALVLAGLGFKRGTYIYLASSRIYGGESRMHSFTSLYPNLVTKETLLTPSELAPFRNFSSQLAALDFIACATADVFAMTDSGSQLSSLVSGFRTYYGGGHAPTLRPNKKRLAAILSENDTIGWNSFEDRVRKMIEEGQSVLIRGFGRSIYRQPRCPECMCKTQ; via the exons ATGTATGGCCGTCTCCAAAACTTGGCTTACAGTGCCCTAGCAGAG AAAGAGTTAAAGCAAGAGCCCTCAAATTTCTGGGAGGAACCATGGAAAGCATCTTTATGGAAACCATGTGCAGATAGAAAAGAATCAGAGAAATCAG GGCAACCTGACAAAAGCAATGGATACATAATGGTCAGTGCAAATGGTGGTCTCAATCAACAAAGAGTAGCT ATATGCAATGCCGTTGCCTTGGCATCTTTACTAAATGCAACCCTAGTTCTTCCCAGATTTCTTTACAGCAATGTATGGAAGGATCCGAG CCAATTCGGTGATATCTATCAAGAGGATTATTTTGTGAATGTCATGAAGGATGAAGTGAATCTCGTAAAGGATCTTCCTTCTCATTTGAAGTCGTTGGATATTGAAGCAATCGGTAGCCTA ATAACTGATGCGGACATTGTGAAGGAGGCAAAGCCCATTGATTACCTTACAAAGGTACTTCCTCTCCTGCTGCAAAATGGAGTTGTCCACCTTCTTGGATTCGGAAATCGGCTTGGATTTGATCCATTACCTTCTAGACTTCAG AAATTAAGGTGCAAATGTAACTTCCATGCATTGAAGTTTGTGCCAAAAATCCAAGAAGCTGGTTCACTGTTGATCAGAAGGATAAGGAAGTATGATACTGTACAGAGGATGTTGGATAAACAACTTGTTGGAGAGTTTCTGCCTGGCAGTCCCTCAAAAAAACATGATTCAGAAAGAGGTCCATCCAAATATCTTGCTTTACACTTGAGGTTTGAAGTGGATATGATTGCCTACTCCTTGTGTGATTTTGGAGGAGGGGAGAAGGAGAAAAGGGAACTCCAAGCCTACAGAGAGAGTCATTTCCCTCTGCTCATGGAACGCTTGAAACACTCCAA GCCCATCTCTTCATCAGAGTTGAGAAACTTAGGGAGATGCCCATTAACACCTGAAGAAGCGGCACTTGTACTTGCTGGTCTTGGATTCAAACGTGGAACTTACATTTATCTTGCTAGTTCTCGTATATATGGGGGGGAATCTAGGATGCATTCATTTACGAGCCTCTATCCCAACTTAGTCACAAAGGAAACTCTCCTGACACCTAGTGAGCTTGCACCTTTTCGGAATTTCTCTTCACAG CTAGCAGCATTGGATTTTATCGCCTGTGCAACTGCAGATGTCTTTGCCATGACTGATTCTGGGAGCCAACTCTCATCCCTAGTATCTGGATTCCGCACTTACTATGGTGGTGGCCATGCCCCCACCCTGCGGCCTAACAAGAAAAGGCTAGCAGCAATTTTGTCAGAGAATGACACCATAGGCTGGAATAGTTTTGAAGATAGAGTAAGAAAGATGATTGAGGAAGGTCAGAGTGTCTTGATACGGGGTTTTGGTCGAAGTATTTATAGACAACCGAGGTGTCCAGAGTGCATGTGTAAAACCCAGTAG